In Besnoitia besnoiti strain Bb-Ger1 chromosome IX, whole genome shotgun sequence, a single genomic region encodes these proteins:
- a CDS encoding hypothetical protein (encoded by transcript BESB_013930) produces MKGQSSLKAGSPRVAATPELGSVYWGSADVFVLSSLEYDAHPNVADPNVADPNVADPNVADPNVADPNVADLNVADLNVAGEPTLQQRTSSA; encoded by the exons ATGAAGGGTCAAAGCAGCTTGAAAGCTGGGTCTCCCAGGGTTGCTGCTACACCAGAACTAGG CAGCGTGTATTGGGGTAGCGCAGATGTTTTCGTATTAAGCAGTCTCGAGTATGATGCTCACCCGAACGTGGCTGACCCGAACGTGGCTGACCCGAACGTGGCTGACCCGAACGTGGCTGACCCGAACGTGGCTGACCCGAACGTGGCTGACCTGAACGTGGCTGACCTGAACGTGGCTGGCGAACCGACTCTCCAGCAACGCACGTCTAGCGCATAA